From the Pseudorasbora parva isolate DD20220531a chromosome 2, ASM2467924v1, whole genome shotgun sequence genome, the window TTAGACCTGATCTTCTACAAAGACAAATGGCACAAAGATCAAAGGTCAACCTCTCTCCCTTTATTTGAGTTTAAGCCCTACTGGCCTGTAATGGTAAAACAAAGTATGTTTAACGCTGACTCTGGACACTGTATGTATTTGAAATGCTAATATCTAGTTAGTTTGGCGAAACACATTTAAAGATATCAGAGAACACATAAAAAttcaaagcaaaaaaaaaagtctcacaaGCAACAAGTTCTTACAACTCAAGAGGTTGTATTAATTCCTGGCAAAGTGAGTTACCGCATATGCATCCAGAATGAGTTTCACAACATTTCCAGAGTCTCTAGACAGCGTTCCGACCACAGAGCCAGGAATCAGCTCGCTGTAATTCTGTGAGAATGCAGGAAACATGAAAACATCCCATtagtgtgtgtaaatgtgtgcaTCTTGTTATGCACAAACGTGTTGTACGTTTGTGTTTGACAATAATATAGAAACTCACACGATATAGTGGCACCATAGGGTTGGTTACAGCAAAGATGAGGTTGATGTTATTCTCAGATATCTTGTCCGTGATCATGCCAAGTGAAGGATAGTCCTACAAATACACATAAAATTCAACATATTAtatactatctatctatctatccatctgtaTATATTAAGGCTGTCTGGGTGGAAGAGGTTGagagaagagaaagagaagagaaaACTTGTCCAGGATATTCCCAAGAAACACGGGCGTTAGCCCTggagttaaagggttagctcatttttgatgcttcaagagattctaataaactaactgatgtcacatatggactactttgaggatgtttttattccctttctggacatggacagtataatgTGCATACTATTGCATACActgttggactaaatataaaatatcttaaactgtgtctgaagatgaacggaggtcttacgggtgtggaacaacattagggtgagtcattaatgacatcaatttcatttttgggtgaactaaccctttaagtaagtAAGATTTGTCTGCAAGTGTACTGATCGAGCtattcatctatctatctatctatctatctatctatctatctatctatctatctatctatctatctatctatctatctatctatctatctatctatctatctatctatctatctatctatctttaaagatttgaggtcagtaagatttttttatgtttttgaggatgcatttatttgatcaaacataCAGTAATTCAGTCATATTATTTatgaaatataattacaattttaaataaccattttctattttaatatatttaaatttattcctgtgtaaatataattataatttataatttatttatttatttaaaataaaatgtattcttgTGATGGCTAATCTGAATAATTTTCAacataattactccagtcttcagtgtcacataatccttcagaaattcttcaatgaatagaaagttcaaagaaTAGCATATATTTAAAATCCTTCCTGacaaatgtattcatttatttaaaaatatattatttttgaaaggttacacacacacagagagagagagacacacatacagacatagggtgagagaaagaaagagagatttGTCCAATAAATGTTGGCTGACCAGTATAGTGGACTTGTCATATTCATTGTTGTTATTGAGATAGCACTCTCCATCATGGGGCTGGACAATTCCAGCCAGCTTGGCGTCCAAAGCCAAATGACTTCTGTCATCACTTGTGAAGATCAGCAAATGAGATGCTTCAGACCTCCATCCAATCTTCTCCTAGAAGAAAGGTAAATAAGGTCATATAGATAGGTAAAGAGAATGGATGAAAATGATCAGACACAAAATAAAGAGATAATTATCGAGTGAGGGTGTATCATAGTGTTGTTTCATTTGTAGAATCCAATCACAGGATACATTCGTTCCCTCATGCATATCCTAGGGTTTATGTTGTATGTATGTTTTTTcctaataaataattaaaatgtagcTCAAAATGCTATTTTCCTTTAGGCGTTGGGACCACAAACTGACAAACAGCTTTACTCAGATTTATTTGTAATGGATTTTTACCTTGCATACTACTGCTTGTATGATAGCATCAAATCCGCCCTCAGGGGCATCTCTGTTTCTGGACACTTTCTGTTTCTTCACTTCCTCTGTGAACCGTTCTACCTGCTCCGTCAGCGACAGTATATTACGATAGCCAAATTGTGGTGGGCAGGGTTCAAAAGACCTACACAACACAACAGGGAGACAGCAATCAATAAACTTAGTCACTCGTCCTAAATGTCATGTGCTTTTCTACAGGCCAATGTGAGATGAACTTGAGCTTACTTATGGCATGGGTTCCTGATGACTTCTTCAGAGTACATGTACATATAAGGTGAGAGTGTTTTGTCTACAAAAGCTCCAAATCCCATGCGTAGATTACTGGTGACGTCACGTAAGGCGTTGGCCAGATCATTGCCAAGGGCATAAAGCTTCTGCAGGTCATCCTTCATGGTATTGGTCATGTCCATCAGGTAGTACAGGTCAACTGGGTAATCAGCTACttgcttcacagtgacggtgAATTGCTTTGAATCGTCTTAAAGAAATGGGAGGGAAGAAAGGCTTAGAAATAGACAAAAATCTACTTTTTGACTTCTTTTTCCTAATAGACATGTATTTTTTTAGAACATGATCAGTTTGGGGTCTGAGAGACAATATGGCCCTTTTACTAGCACAACGAACATACTTATTATTATACACATATACGTTTTAAATTTAATGATTTGTTCTACTCGTACAAGCTCTGTTCATAAACAGATCTTGAAATCTGAAACTCAGTAACAtgctttaaaaatattataattaatataatatatatctaGTGGGTTTTGATCTGGTCACAGTAACATATAAAACTAATTTCGAGACTAAATTTAAAGACTTAAttttttgaataatttcaaaattcatgttgttgttttatcCTCTGGGACCCCAAACATCAAGActataaaaatctatttaaactcagcattgataataataataataatgataataataaattattattgctGTTGTTGTTACAGTGGTATTATTTCAGTGGTCATTgtggttaaaaaataataataactgcaaaaaaatgtcCCCTCTGGGAGACCACAGATCAAGAATATAAATGTTACTATTATACATATATTATCAGGGTTTAATTTTGAGAAGTGAAGGGAGTTCCCTTCTCATTCTTTGTCATaatgagaagagaagagaagagaagagaagagaagagaagagaagagaagagaagagaagagaagagaagagaagagaagagaagagaagagaagagaagagaagagaagagaagagaagagaagagaagagaagagaagagaagagaagagaaataTGTAATTGGATTGCAGTGTTAAATATAATATGGGAGTATGTATCTGTAATAAACATTATGATTGTTTTGTAGAAGTAGCATACCTGGCCTGAGGGTCAGGTGGATTTTTTGTGGTTGGATCTGAGTGATGTCGCTGGCTGAAACCCCTGCCTTGATACTTAGGGGTACGTCCTCCAGGATCCTCATGCTGCTAACTGGATACTCAATAAACTTCACGCCACAACCAGACTTAATGAGACCGTCTTTGAGATCACACCTGGACAAACCTGACCCTTCCTTTTCGAAGAtctaacaaacacacacatacacatagtgaagttttattaactaatttcgggaggaggactaacagataattaaacaacggagccgtcaactaatcaaacctaattaacaaggggagcacgtcagataattaaaagggggggatactctgggttcgggcaaaaatccgagcccggagccctcccctggacagcacgccaaatacgcataatctttactctatttaatttgatgtaagtgggaACTCGTGAATTGATCATTTAAGCCGCcgtttgtgtgtctgtgcgaGTGTTGATGTATGTATTTGTGGATGACATTGTGTTTATTAGGCTACCTCCTGAGTGCACCAGGCACAGGTCGGATGGATCGACAGGCATTCTTTACAGGTACTCACTCCTCTGGAAGTGCAAATGTTGGAGCCTAGAGAAACAAGACTCTCGTTAATCTCACATGCTTAGTTTAAATTGTTTCCTTCTAGCCTTTAGACATTTCTTCCATTTACAGCCTCTCAAGTGTGTTAAAACAAGTGAAAGGGTGATCAAATGTAGGAAATAGCTAATAAAAAAACAGCACATGCACATTCTTCTCATTCTTTAAAGATTGGGTTAGAAACAATTGTCATTAACTAAACAACCAACAACAAAAGGCAAACTTACTCGAAGCTGAGGAAATTAGAAGTAAAACTGGTATCCAAACTTCCATCAAACGTAGTCCCATTTTAAAAGAATCAAAATACAGGCCTCCTGCAGCCACTCCGTTTCCAATCTGCTCATCTGATGTATAAACTGGGAGTGTAGCCTACCGTTCCCAAGACATGTAAGGACAGATGACCTAATGCGCTTAAACATTTCGCAAAtgtaatgcttcaccaagacgcAAAGAAATGTGCAACCACAGGCAAGTTAAGACTGAGCCACCCTAATAAAAAGGATGTGAATATGAGTCCAAATATATAGCCTacgagaaaaataaaaatttagtaGGCCTATCGTACATTTTGCTTATTGTTTtgtcggtaacactttacaataaggttcattggTTAatattaacatgaactaatgaactgcacttgtaaaatatgtacttatctatgttaatgttaatttcaacattaacTAATACTTCATTAAaattttgttaacattagtacaccgtgaactaacatgaacaaacatgcTGGATTTGTATTAACTTACGTTAACAAGGATTAactaatacagtaacaaatgtattgttcaTGGTTAGTTTATGAAAGTTAATACATTATGTTAACAAAcgaaacattattttaaagtgttgcCGTTTTTTCCCAGTTAAATTAGCATTTACAAACACATGTTGTTAAGGCACGGTATGGAATTCAATAAGTTCCAACAGCTTCCTCTGTTAAAACAAATCGAACCTTTTTAGAACACATCTTACTAAAATAGGGCATTTACTTATTATTCTGGccatattttctatttttcGATACattatttgtgtttgttttatctttatatgtatatttattaagttTAAGACGTTTAAGAAGTTGAACCAGGTGTTTGCTACCATCTAGTGGCAGTGTTGCAGAAAAGCATGCCAAACATTCACCTCACTTATGTTGATGGCATTCTCAGCATATTTCAAGGCAGTTTATGCACTTCACTCCTGTATGAGAGTAACATTTTACTTATATACTTTACtggaaattacacattttatgaTTAAGATCCAATAATGTAGTAAATTGAAGCATTTAACTATTTCCCTTCCATTGATGGAAATATTTgggtttctgtgttttcactgtatgGTAGGGgacgctattacacatcttctaaAAGAGTACAGAAACTAATAAAAATACCAAAACACAGGCAAAAAAATGCAGAAACATGCAACATAAtgtgtaatcatatgcatatgtaaaataacgcaatcatcaacattaaacagcatcaAAACCTCCTAATGTTAATGAGTAAAATGTGGGTCCAGGACGAActaggactgtgcaagcattaggggtgttgatggacttcGTCTATGGTTTTATCATTGTTCTGAATCTGACCCAGACATAGTCTTGGCTTTGaaaaacgtgattttctcagcttgttgctcaaaaggttgcttttttaaaaatataaaatttaaaaaaatctaacacccacatttaagtgttgataaaaaaaaagggttaggattttttcttcttgttgtttttctgttgtttaaaaacagaggctctgttctttcttttgatagcCTATTgaatgttcagatattcatacaacaaaatataatatcaaAAGTTTGTTAACAATTCTGGTGACAATGGCTGGCAACTTAtagaaaagtttaaaaaactaactgcaaaaacaacatcaaagaaagaaaaaaagtacagCATGGTCATATTATAATGACCTATATGCAGTAGAAATAAGATAACAAAACATTTTGGCTGTACTTATAAAAATGAATTGAAAGTAATGCTAAACTATAAATCacactaaaaaacaaaacttttgaAGAAGAATTGTACAATTGTACAAGAATTGAAGAGTAATTTTGGTCACACCTTATATTAGGTATAGCCTTAACTATACTAacatactttttatttatttattgcaaaacacttttgctgatattgaggtgggatggggtaaagttaggaacaggtgtggtgctatgggtaagtttaagggttaggtgtaagataagggtcaacagtgtaattataaatgtaacttcaGAAATGAATTACTTACATGCaggttattttaaaatgtaagtatacaatgtaaaaatatgcatctgcacaataagtgcattgtatcaaattattcatTCAAATGTAAGTATATAGTaaaaggccacctaatataaagtgtccatattttttaaataaatataaagagaGAAGCattgacaaaaacattttgcatttgTGCGCTAAATTCATGGTGTCCCACTTCCCCTTTCCCGTTATCCATCCTTCTATTTTGCTTTTTAAACAGTAGATTACGATTGATGCTTGCAATATGTTTGTTGTGTATTGCTGTGTGTGAGAGTCACTGTTATTTTTGATCGTTCTGTGGCCCTCACGACACTGTATAATGGAGATTATAGTGTGATCCACATATTGGTATTGAACACAACTAAGCATTGTGACTGTGCTCTCGCCAGTATTAGGGAAAGTAATGTGCTACAATATTGCATGACTCCccaaaaaagtaactaattatgCTAATTAGTTACTTTTCTTGGAAAGTAATATGTTTTTGCGTTATTTTGCCTTACTTGAACTGGACAACAGCAAATACATTGGTTCATAAAGtgaaattaaatacataaattatGTATTTAACATTTGATGATTTCAGGTTTTATTAATAGTTCTcatttcactgtttttatttatttaaaggaacactgaatctgtttttgtgcaagtgagGTTAATGCCTCCTCAAATTTACAATAATCatcaaggcaagtttatttatatagcttatagcacatttcatacatgATGGTAATTCAAAGTACTCATTGGGGGGGGGTGCACATAACTAATGATGATGATTGGTGGGTGGGTGGGAGACAACCACAACTGATTATGGTTTTGTTAAGTGGagttcacactcacacacacacacacacacagcatatgCATGTTCGCACACAACGACTAATTCTAATCTAATGAAGCACCTCACATCCTCACATCGTCACATGCCGCCACAAACTTGTGATAATGTGAGCTCCACTATAATGTATTGGTTTTGAAAGGTGTCTCTCACATTGTCCCACAGCAACATTACAATAGtgtatattaatttacaatgttttataataaaaagtaacagtagttactttccctggtaattagttatttttataaTGATGTAACTGTTACTAACAGTTAGGCTATACTATTTGTGAGTaaaaagtaactagtaactaattaactacttttttaaagtaacctGCCCAACATGGCCATATTATACCCAAACATTCTTCATACAGGTGACTACCAATAAAATCCAAACTTAAAAATGGATAATTACTGAATTATCTATGCCAATAACCTTGAAGATTAATCTTCGGTCTGAGACTGGGATTTAGTGGgtttgatgtattttatgaacCTATAGGCTACTATGCAGAGCATTCACTCAGTATCATTacatagctgtgtgtgtgtgtgtgtgtgtgtgtgtgtgtgtgtgtgtgtgtgtgtgtgtgtgtgtgtgtgtgtgtgtgtgtgtgtgtgtgtgtgtggtcaaaTTGGCCAATTATTTCACATGCACTATTCTGCATGGCTAaccattgaaaataaataattaaatgcaatgttttaaacAACTTTATTCAAAGCATGCTGCACAACTTCAAGTTTGCAAGTCAAAATTACAAAATACTCCATGCAGCATTGAGGTCTTACTCAAAAAGTGCCTGACACACCGAGCATCGCGCATGCAGAGGAAGAGACGTCAGCCGCTCAGGGAAGAAATCATTTGAAAGCGTGCAAGTGCCCAGCCAGACGATCATCTCCCCCTCTCACGTGCTCTCGGCCACAAGTTAAATtccaagaaaatacatttttgacatCTTTAAAATCAATTCAAGGTGCAAAGGTCACCGTTCACAAAACAACATGCTTTTGGAAGTGATTGTCTAGTACAAACCAGGGTGGTGGGTTTGGGCAAGTCAGAATTTTTCCAATTAGCCTAAGGCTTGAACCCTCCAACCCCTAAAAAGGAGTCAAAACACAATATTTGGCGGGTCTTAGTAAATGTACATATCCTTTCATACAAGTATATATAGGTTTCAATTTCGGTGATAATAAGTTAGACCTATTAGGCTATTTTTACATGTTGCTAAATTGCACTGGCAATGAAGTAACCATGACAACACTTTGTCCATTATGACGACTTTTTTGCGGGTGCGTCAATAAATCATAAGTTATTACTTCATTACTTCACTAGATGTTTAAACTAGATAACTGACTTTTAGAATATATCCTAGATGCGCctaaaaaataatttgtgttTCGCAAGACCAGCCCCCCACGCGAAAGTCATAGCTATAATTCGCATACTTTTACAAACATAAGGCAGTAATACTAGGCTACTCTGCTTTGTATGAGGTAAAAACGTGTAAACACTTCACTATAAAAAATCACAAGCAAAATACCTCAAATACAAAAAGCTACGTAAACATGAATAATACATTCTCATTTTGTAAACATGCAATTGCATCTCTGTCATCTTTGCTTCAGGAACAGTTCATCCTCATCGCCTTTTCTTCCCAGTCCAAAAAGGGAGTGAACATGTAAGTTGCATATCTTTCTGCATCCCAATCTGAGGATATAATTGCAGGCCGGGTTACAGGTTACACCCGGGGCTAGCTCAGTCCGATCATCACCGCCTCGACGTCTTTTGATGGTCGCCGGTCCTTGACTAGGAAGTTAATCATACTTTCGGACTTGATCATGAGGTTGCAACCGAGAAAGAAGATCCCGAACATCACCGTGAGTGAAAGAACGCACAACACCGCGATCTGCACCACGCGCGTAACGAACATTTTGCGCTCGTCATGAGCGAGACCTAAAGACCCGCCACCGTCGTTCGCGGTCACCTCGCTCCCGTTACCCGTGCAGCAATCAACTAATGTCCCCGCGAACTCTTGACTGCGGTTGAGCAGAACGCCGTGCGTAAACACCGTGTGGTTGAAAAACGTTCCGTTCATCCTGACGCTGAAGACAACCGAGCTTCTTATGGCATAAACTCACTTTCTTCAAATGCCTGTTGATTCGGACAAGTTTTGTGAGGAGAAAAAGTAATACAAGTATTTCCTAAAATCATTTGGTATGGTTCATGCCTTCAGTTTACACGCAAATTGGATACAAAAGTGCCCCGTTTCTGTTGCGTTCTCTCACACTTGTGCCAATAAGTAGTCTTTACAAGCACGATCAACGCCCCAGTCACTAGCAAAGCCAAAGCAACTCAACTGAAACCTGCGCGCAggtttcgtgtgtgtgtgtggtccatGTGGAAGGGGGTGGGGGCCGGGAAAGAGAGAGCGCGCGCACGATCAGCCTGGATGTCGCCAGGGAGACCATTGTGTCACAGCTAGAGGATGGGCTCTAATCAATGGGATTTGATCCTGTGGCCAAAAATGTCAAACCGttgttatttttacatttttagtgttttttgtgtgaagccaaaatcactttttaaaataatcaattaaatgAAGCCTATGCAGACACAATAACTTTCTTacagggtaagttcacccaaaaatgaaattgatgtcattaatgactcaccctaatgtcgtttcacacccccgttcatcttcagaacacagtttaagatattttatatttagtctgagagcgtatctataggcacactttactgtccatgtccagaaagcagAGCCAGCCGTTCCATTAGGCAATATAGGCAGTCGCCTAGGGCCCCTCCTTATCTTGGGGGGGCCCCTCAAtcttaaaatcattttttttactcCAATGGGGCGAATTTTTATGATCTTGCCTAGGGCCCCACAACCTCACGGGCCGGCATtgccagaaagggaataaaaacatcatcaaagtagtccatatgtgacatcagttagttagttagaatctcttgaagcatcgaaaatacattttggtccaaaaataacaaaaataatgactttattcagcattgtcttctcttccacgtttgttttcaaacctcaaataaagattcaaacggttatgaatcagcggattatttgaggtttgaaaacaaacgtggaagagaagacaatgctgaataaagttttagtttttgtgatttttggaccaaaatgtattttcgatgcttcaagagattctaataaactaactgatgccacatatggactaccttaatgatgtttttattccctttctggacatggacagtatagtgtgcatacacttagatacgctctcggactaaatataaaatatcttaaactgtgtctgaagatgaacggaggtcttacgggtgtggaacaacattagggtgagtcattaatgacatacatttcattttcaggggaactaaccctttaaccctgTAAAGCCATAGGCTATATataaagtctgtttttttttttttttttttgaaggatAAGTGTATTAAACTTTTTGAcaaactattttaaataattatttattaaataattaaataattatttataattattattaaataatattctttcttatttaaataattattaaaaataaatgtttttgcatattagtttttttgttcAGTATCATATTCGATACATCAGACTTTTATGATCTTATTCAAAGAAggggaaaaacacattaaagggttagttcatccaaaaatgaaaattatttcattaattactcaccctcatgtcgttggacacccataagaccttcgttcatcttcggaacacaaatgaagatatattTGTTAAAAGCCGAAGGCTGAGAAAGGCTTGAGacaggcctccattggcattcagtacatttccactgacccaggcactaaaaacatcaacacaaagtccatctcactacaagggctgtacaataattttacaatgagatgaaaatatttattgtgcacacaaaaatcaaaataacgactttatccaccaagttattgacgtgaactcgacgcatgcgcgagaatatgacgcagctctgccgttcgaatacatgacccgcaagaggaggagcgccgctatcgcgtgagttcatgTCTGAGACCTACActgaagacaataacttggcggataaagtcataatttagatttttttttgcgcacaaaaactattctcgccgcttcatcaaattattgtacagccactgtagtgagatggactttgtatcgatgtttttagtgagtgtaaatgtactgaatgccaatggaggcctgtCTGAAGCCTTTTTCATCCTTCGGCtttacacaaaaatatcttaatttgtgttccgaagatgaacgaaggtgttacgggtgtccaacgacatgagggtgagtaattaattaaaccatttttttatttttgggtgaactaaccctttaaacggAGTAAACATGTGCAATTTGGTGCAGGTACTGTGTAGAATACTActataaaatgcatttaaatatcagTTGTCACTcttatttattcaaatatatttttaaatgcttagttttatgatcaaagCTCTGTAGTTTTAATGCAAACATAGGataaaatgcaatgcaatgcaactGTGTGTATAAACTTTCCTCAAACTTTCTGAAACATTATTAACAATATCAAATGTTTTCTTATATTCTAAAAAAAATCAGCACTTGAAAAAAAAGTAGTATATCAATCAGATGACAGAAGGCATATTAGAAGATTGTGTACAACAGGTTTTTCAGCAAAGTTTTGACTATGTTTGTAATTTAAATCATACTTGAACTTGGTTTAATCAggaaaaatatgatttaatatCAAAGAATATAAGCTATAAAGTAGtggagatagttcacccaaaaataaatgaCTGACTCAAGTTGTTCAAAagctgtatgactttcttttttctgtgtaaaacaaatatattttgaactgtgtgtgtgtgtgtgtgtgtgtgtgtgtgtgtgtgtgtgtgtgtgtgtgtgtgtgtgtgtgtgtgtgtgtgtgtgtgtgtgtgtgtgtgtgtgtgtgtgttaaaataaaattggccaattatttcaataaaatcatagtgatgttttttttgcagaaagggttagggttagggtgttGGTGGATATAGTTTGCACGGTATAAAACTCATTATGGAAGGTGAAAATACATTGCGCGTGTGTTTAAATTGGACCCAACACAACCTTGAACCcaattgactttcattgtatggaagaACAAAAGAATAAAGCATAGtagaataaaatatgaaaaaaatataaaatggtAGCTTAAACATAATTAGGGTTTGAAAAAGTTAAAATGACATCTGGTTTCTCAAGAGACCAGGCCAATGCAATTCCAAATATCACAAGAATTATGAAACAAACAAAGTCTATTTGATTGATTTACACAGAGTACAGTATTCTCCAGTGAGGCTGTGACAATAATTTGAAAAAGTGAGGACAGTGCGAGAGATGCTGCCAGGCGAGTGTGCCGAGAGCGCGCGGGCGGACGGGCGTGCGGTGGCTGGCAAATGTCATACTGACAGAGAAAACCGTGGGAGAGGAGAGACGGGGAtaaattaagaaatgaaaaACGAAGTGTCGATAAAACCAGAGCAAACTTTTCTGTGAAAGTCGAGCTGTTCTGCGCTCGCTATTGATTCCTCACTTTCTTTGCCAAAAAATGgagaaaacatatttttaattaattgagGAATTGCAATATAATAACAGGATTATAGGATTATTCTCCTTCCAAGCAAATCTCTTTTTTCTACTTGTCAGACAACCTGCCTGTAAGAATGATTTCTGGTTTAATAAAAGTGCTTAATTAATTTGTGCAAAGGTCACTTAAAGGACCACTTTGTGGTCAAATTCCATTATTGTTTAGAGTGCAATTAGAATGTGGCTGCTATAAATAAGCTTCTTTGTGTACTCGCCTTCAGCTTTTCATCATTTATTGCGTGGATTAATATGAAAGAAGCTTAAGAGCGTAATCGCATACATGCTGCATGTCTCCCACACCGTTTCAGTGgacttcacacattactaacttCCTTTGTGCTTTCTCTTGCAGTTCCTGGCTAGAGACAAATAGAGTCATATTACTATTCCTATGAGTCCAGCATGTAGCTGAAATACTGCGTATTTCACAAATTTAGA encodes:
- the rprml gene encoding reprimo-like protein; amino-acid sequence: MNGTFFNHTVFTHGVLLNRSQEFAGTLVDCCTGNGSEVTANDGGGSLGLAHDERKMFVTRVVQIAVLCVLSLTVMFGIFFLGCNLMIKSESMINFLVKDRRPSKDVEAVMIGLS